A window of the Yersinia rochesterensis genome harbors these coding sequences:
- a CDS encoding winged helix-turn-helix domain-containing protein gives MKKCQYIVNKWSIDLSSGFISHQETGEQKRLGEYQVKLLSVLLQHSGQILSRDELTNLVWKRRVIGNNSLPNAVHTLRVALGDDKKQQRIIQTIPKIGYLLDATYCEIIEEDEAPPALSDVEIADDPLMVNHNLSENADQTLLKTVAENRETPQEMNNSSAEGAGLSHHQLLSTDSESPEKIATELPLVSPPVAILTTNSTQPPGTAKKTKKLFGLLAIITIGCCIALYLTFQGQSAATYQATEQEQGTYSNIRMFQIDDSRFDKQNADNLYIRLKDTLYRIDKDLKIKDAHLTIYYHISLRRLDYTISVETQCDKKQLNMTIYHWRQDDNLLNNVIYDETERKINEIPAC, from the coding sequence ATCAGTCATCAGGAAACCGGTGAACAAAAGCGCCTGGGCGAATATCAAGTTAAGCTGCTAAGTGTGCTACTGCAACATTCCGGACAAATTCTCTCGCGGGATGAACTGACCAATTTAGTCTGGAAACGCCGAGTTATTGGTAATAATAGTTTGCCGAATGCCGTCCACACTTTGCGTGTTGCTTTGGGGGATGATAAAAAGCAGCAGCGTATTATTCAAACCATCCCTAAAATCGGTTATTTATTAGACGCGACTTACTGTGAAATTATTGAAGAAGATGAAGCCCCCCCTGCGTTAAGTGATGTTGAAATCGCTGATGACCCATTAATGGTTAATCACAATCTTTCCGAGAATGCCGATCAAACCTTACTTAAGACTGTGGCAGAAAATCGTGAAACGCCGCAAGAAATGAATAATTCATCAGCAGAGGGTGCCGGTTTATCTCATCATCAGCTCTTAAGTACGGATAGCGAATCACCAGAAAAAATCGCCACTGAGTTACCACTGGTTTCCCCTCCGGTTGCAATACTGACAACAAATTCTACCCAGCCCCCCGGAACAGCAAAAAAAACTAAAAAGCTATTCGGTTTACTGGCGATTATCACTATTGGCTGCTGCATAGCACTCTATTTAACCTTTCAAGGGCAGAGTGCCGCAACTTATCAAGCAACAGAACAAGAGCAAGGAACTTATAGCAATATCAGGATGTTTCAGATTGATGACAGCCGTTTTGATAAGCAAAATGCCGACAATCTGTATATCCGGCTAAAAGATACGCTGTATAGAATCGATAAAGACCTTAAAATTAAAGATGCACATTTGACTATTTATTACCATATATCCCTGCGGCGGCTGGATTACACTATTTCAGTTGAAACGCAATGTGATAAAAAACAGCTTAATATGACGATTTACCATTGGCGGCAAGACGACAATTTGTTGAATAACGTCATCTATGATGAAACTGAGAGAAAAATAAATGAAATTCCTGCCTGCTAA
- a CDS encoding flagellin yields MRITNASMSRIMMDNIANRTVEYAKLDGQLTSGKRVNNISDDPVASMQLVQLENSKSDVSQYKTNVVRLSGNYSVQEASLNSLDNQLLVVRDKMLAAKNGNHSATESATFGREINLLLDGIMSGLNTKNSEGNYLFSGTKSNIKPVEYDNATQTYTFKGNNERRDAVVGNGITLQENTDLSSALSTSSNNLEILTNLKKLANKMIDSSITPITYNQEISNNLAAIEMAAKKIGGMVTELGAKQNRLDHLSNLHDDVEIVNANLEKDLAGIDLLKVNAAMQSNFLSTKIAHSMQAKISQLSLFNYI; encoded by the coding sequence ATGAGAATCACTAATGCCAGCATGTCCAGGATAATGATGGACAATATAGCAAATCGTACGGTTGAATATGCAAAACTAGATGGGCAACTAACCAGCGGTAAACGAGTCAATAATATATCAGATGACCCTGTTGCCAGTATGCAATTGGTTCAATTAGAAAACTCAAAATCAGATGTCAGCCAATATAAAACCAATGTCGTCCGTTTGTCGGGGAACTATTCTGTACAAGAGGCTAGTTTAAACTCACTGGACAACCAATTACTCGTGGTGCGTGATAAAATGCTGGCCGCTAAAAATGGTAATCATTCTGCTACAGAGTCTGCAACCTTTGGCCGAGAAATAAATCTGTTACTAGATGGGATAATGTCTGGTCTCAATACTAAAAACTCCGAAGGTAATTATTTATTTTCTGGAACTAAAAGTAATATTAAACCTGTTGAATATGATAATGCCACACAAACATATACTTTTAAGGGTAACAATGAGCGGCGTGATGCAGTAGTCGGTAATGGCATTACCTTACAAGAAAATACTGATCTAAGTAGCGCGCTTTCAACATCATCGAATAATTTAGAAATATTGACTAATTTAAAAAAATTAGCCAATAAAATGATTGATTCGAGTATTACACCGATTACTTATAACCAAGAAATTAGTAATAACCTGGCGGCTATCGAAATGGCAGCTAAAAAAATTGGTGGGATGGTCACTGAGTTGGGGGCTAAACAAAATCGTCTTGATCATTTGTCTAATCTTCATGATGACGTTGAAATTGTGAATGCTAATCTGGAAAAGGATTTAGCGGGAATTGACCTATTGAAGGTCAATGCTGCTATGCAGAGTAATTTTTTATCAACAAAAATTGCCCATAGTATGCAGGCAAAAATAAGTCAGTTATCCCTTTTTAACTATATTTAG